The Streptomyces sp. Je 1-332 genome has a window encoding:
- the ligD gene encoding non-homologous end-joining DNA ligase encodes MTPITEVEGRRLSLSNLDKVLYSASGFTKGEMLHYYASTAEALLPHLRNRPLSFLRFPDGPDGQRFFAKNVPPGTPDWVHTADVPRSDGDTRQIVVNDLASLMWAGNLVTEFHTPQWQEDAPAMADRLVLDLDPGEPATIVECCRAGLWLRERLQADGLDAYAKTSGSKGLHLLCALEPTPSEDVTAYAKKLAQEAEAELPELVVHRMTRSLRPGKVFVDFSQNAAAKTTATPYTLRARQEPTVSTPVTWDEVEECGEPAQLAFLAADIAPRLERHGDLLDPLTDPGRAHPLPHR; translated from the coding sequence ATGACGCCGATCACCGAGGTGGAGGGGCGACGGCTCTCCCTCAGCAATCTCGACAAGGTCCTCTACTCCGCGTCCGGCTTCACCAAGGGCGAGATGCTGCACTACTACGCCAGCACGGCCGAGGCCCTTCTCCCCCACCTCCGCAACCGCCCCCTCTCCTTCCTGCGCTTCCCGGACGGGCCGGACGGCCAGCGTTTCTTCGCCAAGAACGTGCCCCCGGGCACCCCCGACTGGGTGCATACCGCCGACGTGCCGCGCTCGGACGGGGACACCCGGCAGATCGTCGTGAACGACCTGGCCTCACTGATGTGGGCGGGCAACCTCGTGACCGAGTTCCACACCCCGCAGTGGCAGGAGGACGCCCCGGCCATGGCCGACCGTCTCGTGCTCGACCTGGATCCGGGCGAGCCCGCCACCATCGTCGAGTGCTGCCGGGCGGGCCTCTGGCTGCGTGAGCGGCTCCAGGCCGACGGCCTGGACGCATACGCCAAGACCTCGGGATCCAAGGGCCTGCACCTGCTCTGCGCCCTGGAGCCGACGCCCTCCGAGGACGTCACCGCGTACGCGAAGAAGCTCGCCCAGGAAGCCGAGGCCGAGCTGCCCGAGCTCGTCGTCCACCGGATGACCCGCAGCCTGCGCCCCGGCAAGGTCTTCGTCGATTTCAGCCAGAACGCCGCGGCGAAGACGACCGCTACCCCCTACACCCTGCGCGCCCGCCAGGAACCGACGGTGTCCACCCCTGTGACCTGGGATGAAGTCGAGGAGTGCGGCGAACCGGCACAGCTCGCCTTCCTTGCCGCCGACATCGCTCCCCGCCTCGAGCGGCACGGGGATCTGCTGGACCCACTCACCGATCCGGGCCGGGCCCACCCTCTCCCCCACAGGTAG
- a CDS encoding Ku protein produces MRSIWNGAISFGLVSIPVKLMNATENHSVSFRQIHVEDGGRVRYRKVCELEEREVTSAEIGKGYEDADGAIIPITDEDLAALPLPTAKTIEIVAFVPADAVDPMQMDTAYYLSANGVPAAKPYTLLREALKRSGKVAVARFALRGRERLGMLRVVDDVIAMHGLLWPDEIRSPEDAAPDARATVRDAELDLADALMDTLGEVDVSTLHDDYRAAVEKLITAKAEGTLPAEPAAEGDAGGGKVIDLMAALEKSVRAASGKGNGKGKGNGTGASAEVTPLKRGAHKRAAAKTTPKEVGGKKSTAKKTTQAKKSTTKKPAAKKTTKKRTTA; encoded by the coding sequence GTGCGATCCATATGGAACGGTGCGATCTCCTTCGGCTTGGTCAGCATCCCGGTCAAGCTCATGAACGCCACAGAGAACCACTCGGTGTCCTTCCGGCAGATCCATGTGGAGGACGGCGGCAGGGTCCGCTACCGCAAGGTGTGCGAGCTGGAGGAGCGGGAGGTGACGTCCGCGGAGATCGGCAAGGGGTACGAGGACGCGGACGGCGCGATCATCCCGATCACGGACGAGGATCTGGCCGCCCTGCCGCTCCCGACGGCCAAGACGATCGAGATCGTCGCCTTCGTGCCCGCGGACGCGGTCGATCCCATGCAGATGGACACGGCGTACTACTTGTCGGCCAATGGAGTGCCCGCGGCGAAGCCGTACACGCTCCTGCGGGAGGCGCTGAAGCGGAGCGGGAAGGTGGCGGTCGCCAGGTTCGCGCTACGGGGCCGGGAGCGGCTGGGGATGCTCCGGGTGGTGGACGACGTGATCGCGATGCACGGGCTGCTGTGGCCGGACGAGATCCGCTCCCCGGAGGACGCCGCTCCGGACGCCAGGGCCACGGTGCGGGACGCGGAGCTGGACCTGGCAGACGCCCTGATGGACACGCTGGGGGAGGTCGACGTCTCCACCCTCCACGACGACTACCGCGCGGCGGTGGAGAAACTCATCACCGCCAAGGCCGAGGGCACGCTCCCGGCGGAGCCGGCTGCTGAGGGGGACGCCGGTGGAGGCAAGGTGATCGACCTGATGGCGGCACTGGAGAAGAGCGTGCGCGCGGCATCCGGCAAGGGGAACGGGAAGGGGAAGGGGAACGGGACCGGAGCGTCGGCTGAGGTGACCCCACTGAAGCGGGGCGCCCACAAGCGGGCGGCGGCGAAGACGACGCCGAAGGAGGTCGGCGGCAAGAAGTCGACGGCGAAGAAGACGACGCAGGCGAAGAAGTCGACGACGAAGAAGCCGGCAGCAAAGAAGACAACAAAAAAGCGAACAACGGCGTAG
- a CDS encoding type B 50S ribosomal protein L31 translates to MTKDQDSNYRPVVFRDRSAGYAFLTRSTAESDQTIEWDDGETYPLVEVEISSESHPFYTGRARVVDSEGQVARFERRYGDQAPPAAPEAP, encoded by the coding sequence ATGACCAAGGACCAGGACAGCAACTACCGGCCCGTCGTCTTCCGGGACCGCTCGGCGGGCTACGCCTTCCTCACCCGTTCCACCGCGGAGAGCGACCAGACCATCGAGTGGGACGACGGCGAGACGTACCCCCTGGTGGAGGTGGAGATCTCCTCCGAGAGCCACCCCTTCTACACGGGCCGCGCCCGAGTCGTGGACTCCGAAGGCCAGGTCGCCAGGTTCGAACGCCGCTACGGCGATCAGGCACCCCCGGCCGCACCGGAGGCACCGTAG
- a CDS encoding DUF1254 domain-containing protein: MTDGTTDLQALAAEAYIYGYPMVLNLDEVDRVSRTGMGTLSPAPFNEFSHASRLAGPDDTFVSVNNDTVYSLAQLDLSGGAQLLTVPDTDGRYYVLQFVDAWTNNFAYVGRRATGTGAASFLLTPPGWDEEVPLGATRIAVPTEVATIVGRWACSGPDDLAAVQALQEDTLLEPYWTASGESHGLPTHTYIPDGEPELLFYEKLRARMAAFPPAPADLAYQQRFAPLGLLDAQSPYASPEPDLANALRAGFAAGKEKVESASTQGDIPEQNGWKLTYHAFDYNADHFEVGTHKGPQWIYTDRELGRMVRATSARTALWGNHGYEAAYAMAWNDGDGQPLEGGQSYTLRFEKPPPVDAFWSITMYDLPDYYLVDNPVARYSIGDRTPGLSYDDDGSLTLRLQPQRPADDKTAANWLPTPSGNFRPILRMYTPHAAVFDGTYEVPPIRRRQAE, encoded by the coding sequence ATGACCGACGGCACGACCGATCTCCAGGCGCTGGCGGCCGAGGCGTACATCTACGGCTACCCGATGGTGCTCAACCTCGACGAAGTCGACCGCGTCTCCCGCACGGGCATGGGCACGCTGTCCCCCGCTCCGTTCAACGAGTTCAGCCACGCGAGCCGGCTCGCGGGCCCGGACGACACCTTCGTGAGCGTCAACAACGACACCGTCTACTCGCTGGCCCAGCTGGACCTCTCCGGCGGCGCCCAGCTCCTGACGGTGCCGGACACGGACGGCCGCTACTACGTCCTGCAGTTCGTCGACGCCTGGACCAACAACTTTGCGTACGTGGGCCGCCGCGCAACCGGCACCGGCGCGGCCAGCTTCCTGCTCACCCCGCCCGGATGGGACGAGGAGGTCCCCCTGGGCGCCACCCGCATCGCCGTGCCGACCGAGGTGGCGACGATCGTCGGCCGGTGGGCCTGCTCGGGCCCGGACGACCTCGCGGCCGTGCAGGCACTCCAGGAGGACACCCTTTTGGAGCCGTACTGGACGGCCTCCGGAGAGTCCCACGGGCTGCCGACCCACACGTACATCCCCGACGGCGAACCGGAGCTGCTCTTCTACGAGAAGCTGCGGGCCCGCATGGCCGCCTTCCCGCCCGCGCCGGCCGACCTCGCGTATCAGCAGCGGTTCGCCCCGCTGGGCCTGCTGGACGCGCAGAGCCCCTACGCGTCGCCCGAGCCCGACCTGGCCAACGCGCTGCGCGCGGGATTCGCCGCGGGCAAGGAGAAGGTCGAGTCCGCCTCGACCCAGGGGGACATCCCCGAGCAGAACGGCTGGAAGCTGACCTACCACGCCTTCGACTACAACGCCGACCACTTCGAGGTCGGCACGCACAAGGGTCCCCAATGGATCTACACGGACCGGGAGTTGGGCCGCATGGTGCGCGCCACGTCGGCCCGCACCGCGCTCTGGGGCAACCACGGCTACGAGGCCGCGTACGCGATGGCATGGAACGACGGTGACGGGCAGCCCCTGGAAGGCGGCCAGTCCTACACCCTGCGCTTCGAGAAGCCGCCGCCCGTGGACGCGTTCTGGTCGATCACGATGTACGACCTGCCGGACTACTACCTGGTCGACAACCCCGTCGCCCGCTACTCCATCGGCGACCGCACCCCGGGCCTGAGCTACGACGACGACGGCTCCCTCACCCTGCGCCTCCAGCCGCAACGCCCCGCCGACGACAAGACGGCCGCCAACTGGCTGCCCACCCCCAGCGGGAACTTCCGCCCGATCCTGCGGATGTACACGCCACACGCCGCGGTCTTCGACGGGACGTACGAGGTGCCGCCGATCCGCCGGCGTCAGGCCGAGTGA
- a CDS encoding dihydrofolate reductase family protein, translating into MTVTYTFDVFSSLDGYGAASGDWTGYWGKQGPELLDHRLALYGQEQRMVFGANTYRAFAQMLASSTADSDVRDPWVTRMRNLPTTVVSTTLEGPLDWPDADLASGDAVDVVARLKKESDVPLRSHGSLSMNRALMAAGLVDRVQVTLFPVITGRTGLDPIFRGAADFDLELIDRTTLDGHIQELVYRPVLHSA; encoded by the coding sequence ATGACCGTCACCTACACCTTTGATGTCTTCAGCAGCCTTGACGGTTACGGTGCCGCCAGTGGTGACTGGACCGGTTACTGGGGCAAGCAGGGGCCCGAGCTTCTCGATCATCGGCTTGCGCTGTACGGCCAGGAACAGCGGATGGTTTTCGGGGCCAACACCTATCGGGCGTTCGCGCAGATGCTGGCTTCGAGCACCGCCGACTCCGATGTGCGTGACCCGTGGGTCACGCGGATGCGGAATCTGCCGACCACCGTGGTCTCGACCACCTTGGAAGGGCCTCTCGACTGGCCGGACGCGGACCTCGCGAGCGGTGACGCCGTCGATGTCGTCGCCCGGCTCAAGAAGGAGTCCGACGTACCGCTGCGCTCACACGGCAGCCTGTCGATGAACCGGGCGCTGATGGCCGCCGGTCTGGTCGACCGCGTCCAGGTGACGCTCTTCCCCGTGATCACCGGTCGGACCGGGCTCGACCCGATCTTCCGGGGCGCCGCCGACTTCGACCTCGAGCTGATCGACCGCACGACCCTCGACGGTCACATCCAGGAACTCGTCTACCGGCCCGTCCTTCACTCGGCCTGA
- a CDS encoding response regulator produces MEVGKTRTRWWARTYSRVVSGVSGRVLVVDDNKVIRQLIRVNLELEGFEVVTAADGAECLDVVNQVRPDVVTLDVVMPRLDGLRTAARLRSDPRTRDLPIVIVSACTQYEVAGGLEAGVDAFLAKPFEPTELLGIVRQLREHGSGGGDDDGGHDALGGECGATEEAERAGRPSV; encoded by the coding sequence GTGGAAGTGGGGAAAACCCGGACGCGATGGTGGGCGCGGACCTACTCTCGAGTTGTGTCAGGCGTGTCAGGCCGCGTGCTTGTTGTGGACGACAACAAGGTCATCCGGCAGCTGATCAGGGTCAACCTCGAGCTGGAGGGCTTCGAGGTCGTGACCGCGGCTGATGGTGCCGAATGCCTGGATGTGGTGAACCAGGTCAGACCCGATGTCGTCACGCTCGACGTGGTGATGCCCCGCCTCGACGGGCTGCGTACCGCCGCTCGGCTGCGTTCCGATCCGCGGACCCGGGATCTGCCCATCGTCATCGTCAGTGCCTGCACCCAGTATGAGGTGGCCGGCGGGCTTGAGGCCGGGGTGGACGCCTTCCTCGCCAAGCCGTTCGAACCTACCGAACTGCTGGGAATCGTAAGGCAGTTGAGGGAACACGGCAGTGGCGGTGGTGATGACGACGGCGGGCATGATGCCCTCGGTGGTGAGTGCGGGGCCACCGAAGAAGCCGAACGCGCCGGCCGCCCCAGCGTCTGA
- the nrtL gene encoding ArgS-related anticodon-binding protein NrtL, whose protein sequence is MTPVELSRTVLRAMRRAVDDGELSGLGDVGVAERVVVERPRAGGCGDYATNVALQVARAAGRSPRQVAEVLSPRLTGEPGIAAIDITGPGFLNITLERGDPQSSGSASAALVRDVLTQGASYGHASPGHSSPGHTRPEGARPEGARPGSAHPEQASPGRAHLRIPREVRAAVLADALRRILLSQGVIVRLTCDEAPDPGWAALGVHIDAHGKPPAASLHVLPVPAPSAPSPLGSDAARWALLHPAAHDRARISDEHLVQRASNPLFRVRYAHSRVRALTRNAGALGFSSEVGDVAGGEARDLVDALADYPRILAAAARHRAPDRLARHLVVVADAFLAFQPDVLPLGDEKPSAAHRARLALAEAAGTVLAGGLSLLGISAPEYL, encoded by the coding sequence GTGACCCCCGTCGAGCTCTCCCGCACCGTGCTGCGCGCCATGCGTCGTGCCGTCGATGACGGGGAGCTCAGTGGCCTTGGGGACGTGGGCGTGGCCGAGCGGGTCGTCGTTGAGCGGCCTCGGGCCGGTGGGTGCGGGGACTACGCCACGAACGTCGCCCTGCAGGTCGCCCGCGCCGCCGGGCGCTCTCCCCGGCAGGTCGCCGAAGTGCTCTCCCCGCGGCTCACCGGCGAGCCCGGCATCGCCGCCATCGACATCACCGGGCCCGGCTTCCTCAACATCACCCTGGAGCGCGGCGACCCGCAGAGCTCTGGCAGCGCCTCCGCCGCCCTCGTACGCGACGTCCTCACGCAAGGCGCCTCCTACGGCCACGCCAGCCCCGGCCACTCCAGCCCCGGCCACACCCGCCCCGAAGGCGCCCGCCCCGAAGGCGCCCGCCCCGGCAGCGCCCACCCTGAACAAGCCAGCCCCGGCCGAGCCCACCTCCGCATCCCCCGAGAAGTCCGCGCCGCCGTCCTGGCCGACGCACTCCGCCGCATCCTTCTCTCCCAGGGCGTCATCGTCCGCCTCACCTGCGACGAAGCCCCCGACCCCGGCTGGGCCGCCCTCGGCGTGCACATCGATGCCCACGGGAAGCCCCCCGCCGCCTCCCTCCACGTCCTTCCCGTCCCCGCTCCCTCCGCCCCCAGCCCCCTCGGCTCCGACGCCGCCCGTTGGGCCCTTCTCCATCCCGCCGCTCACGACCGGGCCCGCATCAGTGACGAGCACCTCGTCCAGCGTGCGAGCAACCCCCTCTTCCGCGTGCGGTACGCCCACTCCCGGGTCCGTGCGCTCACCCGTAACGCAGGCGCGCTCGGATTCAGCTCCGAGGTCGGGGACGTCGCGGGGGGCGAGGCGCGTGACCTGGTTGATGCCCTTGCCGACTACCCCCGCATCCTGGCCGCCGCCGCCCGGCACCGGGCGCCCGACCGGCTTGCCCGGCATCTGGTCGTCGTCGCCGACGCCTTCCTCGCCTTTCAGCCCGACGTGCTGCCGCTCGGTGACGAGAAACCCTCGGCCGCCCACCGTGCCCGGCTCGCGCTCGCCGAAGCCGCCGGGACGGTGCTCGCAGGCGGCCTGTCCCTGCTCGGCATCAGCGCCCCCGAGTACTTGTGA
- the lysA gene encoding diaminopimelate decarboxylase, protein MSRSAHPAGPRHADVLPEGHYTAPAADLNTLDPKVWAQTVGRDADGVVTVGGIPVTRLAEEFGTPAYFLDEADFRARCHAWRGAFGADADVFYAGKAFLSRAVVKWLHEEGLNLDVCSGGELATALAAGMPADRIAFHGNNKTEEEIERAVEAGVGRIVLDSFQEIVRVAHIADRLGVRQRVQIRVTVGVEAHTHEFIATAHEDQKFGIALAGGQAAEAVRRALQLDGLELIGVHSHIGSQIFDMAGFEVSARRVVQLLADIRDEHGVELPEIDLGGGLGIAYTSEDDPREPHEIAKALGEIVTRECEAANLRTPRISVEPGRAIVGPTAFTLYEVGTIKPLEGLRTYVSVDGGMSDNIRTALYDAEYSVALVSRESDAEPMLVRVVGKHCESGDIVVKDAFLPADIAPGDLIAVPATGAYCRSMASNYNHALRPPVVAVREGEARVIVRRETEEDLLRLDVG, encoded by the coding sequence ATGAGCCGTTCCGCACACCCCGCCGGGCCCCGCCACGCCGACGTACTGCCCGAAGGGCACTACACCGCCCCGGCTGCCGACCTGAACACCCTCGACCCGAAGGTCTGGGCGCAGACCGTCGGGCGGGACGCGGACGGTGTCGTCACCGTCGGCGGGATCCCCGTGACCCGGCTCGCCGAGGAGTTCGGCACCCCCGCCTACTTCCTCGACGAGGCCGACTTCCGCGCCCGCTGCCACGCCTGGCGCGGCGCCTTCGGGGCCGACGCCGATGTCTTCTACGCCGGCAAGGCCTTCCTCTCGCGAGCGGTCGTGAAGTGGCTGCACGAGGAGGGGCTCAACCTGGACGTGTGCAGCGGTGGCGAGCTCGCCACCGCCCTCGCCGCCGGCATGCCCGCCGACCGCATCGCCTTCCACGGCAACAACAAGACCGAGGAGGAGATCGAGCGGGCCGTCGAGGCCGGCGTGGGGCGCATCGTGCTCGACTCCTTCCAGGAGATCGTGCGCGTCGCCCACATCGCCGACCGGCTCGGTGTCCGTCAGCGCGTGCAGATCCGCGTGACCGTCGGCGTCGAGGCCCACACCCACGAGTTCATCGCCACCGCCCACGAGGACCAGAAGTTCGGCATCGCGCTGGCCGGAGGACAGGCCGCAGAGGCCGTACGGCGGGCCCTCCAGCTCGACGGGCTCGAACTCATCGGCGTGCACTCGCACATCGGGTCGCAGATCTTCGACATGGCCGGGTTCGAGGTCTCCGCCCGACGTGTCGTGCAGCTGCTCGCCGACATTCGTGACGAGCACGGCGTCGAGCTTCCCGAGATCGACCTCGGCGGCGGGCTCGGCATCGCCTACACCTCAGAGGACGACCCCCGCGAGCCGCACGAGATCGCCAAGGCGCTCGGCGAGATCGTCACGCGTGAGTGCGAGGCCGCGAACCTCCGGACGCCGCGCATCTCCGTCGAGCCCGGCCGCGCCATCGTCGGGCCGACCGCCTTCACCCTGTACGAGGTCGGCACCATCAAGCCGCTCGAAGGGCTGCGTACGTACGTCTCCGTCGACGGCGGCATGTCCGACAACATCCGTACCGCCCTCTACGACGCCGAGTACAGCGTGGCCCTCGTGTCGCGGGAGTCCGACGCGGAGCCCATGCTCGTGCGCGTCGTCGGCAAGCACTGCGAGAGCGGGGACATCGTGGTGAAGGACGCGTTCCTGCCCGCCGACATCGCACCCGGTGACCTGATCGCCGTGCCCGCGACCGGCGCGTACTGCCGCTCCATGGCGAGCAACTACAACCACGCCCTGCGTCCGCCGGTCGTCGCCGTGCGAGAGGGTGAGGCGAGGGTCATCGTCCGGCGCGAGACGGAGGAAGATCTCCTGCGACTTGACGTCGGCTGA
- a CDS encoding homoserine dehydrogenase: MMRTRPLKVALLGCGVVGSEVARIMTTHADDLTARIGAPVELAGVAVRRPSKVRDGIDPSLVTTDATALVKRGDIDVVVEVIGGIEPARTLITTAFAHGASVVSANKALIAQDGAALHAAAEEHGRDLYYEAAVAGAIPLIRPLRESLVGDKVNRVLGIVNGTTNFILDAMDTTGAGYQEALDEATALGYAEADPTADVEGFDAAAKAAILAGIAFHTRVRLDDVYREGMTEVTAADFASAKRMGCTIKLLAICERAAHGGSVTARVHPAMIPLSHPLASVREAYNAVFVEAEAAGQLMFYGPGAGGSPTASAVLGDLVAVCRNKLGEATGPGESAYTQLPVSSMGEVVTRYHISLDVADKPGVLAQVATVFAEHGVSIDTVRQTGKDGEASLVVVTHRAPDAALTGTVEALRNLDTVRGVASIMRVEGE, translated from the coding sequence ATGATGCGTACGCGTCCGCTGAAGGTGGCGCTGCTGGGCTGTGGGGTTGTCGGCTCAGAGGTGGCGCGCATCATGACGACGCACGCCGACGACCTCACGGCCCGGATCGGTGCCCCGGTGGAGCTCGCCGGGGTGGCCGTCCGCAGGCCGTCGAAGGTGCGGGACGGAATCGACCCCTCACTGGTCACCACGGACGCGACCGCGCTGGTCAAACGTGGTGACATTGATGTCGTCGTCGAGGTCATCGGGGGCATCGAGCCCGCCAGGACCCTCATCACCACCGCCTTCGCGCACGGCGCCTCCGTCGTCTCCGCCAACAAGGCGCTCATCGCGCAGGACGGCGCAGCCCTGCACGCCGCCGCCGAGGAGCACGGGCGGGATCTCTACTACGAGGCTGCCGTCGCCGGTGCCATTCCGCTGATCCGGCCGCTGCGCGAGTCCCTGGTCGGGGACAAGGTGAACCGCGTTCTCGGGATCGTGAACGGAACCACCAACTTCATCCTCGACGCCATGGACACCACCGGTGCCGGCTACCAGGAAGCCCTCGACGAGGCCACCGCCCTCGGATACGCGGAAGCCGACCCGACCGCCGACGTCGAAGGCTTCGACGCCGCGGCCAAGGCCGCGATCCTCGCCGGTATCGCCTTCCACACGCGCGTGCGTCTCGACGACGTCTACCGCGAGGGCATGACCGAGGTGACCGCCGCCGACTTCGCGTCCGCGAAGCGCATGGGCTGCACCATCAAGCTGCTCGCCATCTGTGAGCGGGCCGCCCACGGCGGCTCCGTCACCGCGCGCGTGCACCCCGCGATGATTCCGCTCAGCCATCCGCTGGCGTCGGTGCGCGAGGCGTACAACGCGGTCTTCGTGGAGGCGGAGGCCGCGGGTCAGCTCATGTTCTACGGTCCCGGCGCGGGTGGTTCCCCCACCGCGTCGGCCGTGCTCGGCGACCTCGTCGCCGTCTGCCGGAACAAGCTCGGCGAAGCCACCGGGCCCGGCGAATCCGCGTACACCCAGCTGCCCGTGAGTTCCATGGGCGAGGTTGTCACGCGCTACCACATCAGCCTCGACGTGGCCGACAAGCCGGGTGTTCTCGCCCAGGTCGCGACGGTCTTCGCCGAGCACGGCGTATCGATCGATACGGTCCGTCAGACGGGCAAGGACGGCGAGGCCTCTCTCGTCGTCGTCACCCACCGCGCTCCCGACGCCGCCCTCACCGGCACCGTCGAGGCGCTGCGGAATCTCGACACCGTGCGTGGTGTCGCCAGCATCATGCGGGTTGAAGGGGAGTAG
- the thrC gene encoding threonine synthase produces the protein MTHQWRGIIEEYRERLPVSDTTPVVTLREGGTPLVPAQVLSERTGCEVHLKVEGANPTGSFKDRGMTMAITKAKEEGAKAVICASTGNTSASAAAYAVRAGMVCAVLVPQGKIALGKMGQALVYGSKILQVDGNFDDCLNLARALSENYPVALVNSVNPFRIEGQKTASFEIVDALGDAPDIHVLPVGNAGNITAYWKGYKEYAADSVSSRTPRMWGFQASGSAPIVRGEIVKDPSTIATAIRIGNPASWQHALDARDESDGFIDEVTDREILRAYKLLASQEGVFVEPASAASVAGLLKAAEQGKVDKGQRIVCTVTGNGLKDPDWAVAGAPQPVTVPVDSAAAAERLGLA, from the coding sequence ATGACCCACCAATGGCGCGGAATCATCGAGGAGTACCGGGAGCGTCTTCCCGTCTCCGACACGACGCCGGTCGTGACGCTCCGCGAGGGCGGAACGCCGCTCGTGCCCGCGCAGGTGCTCTCCGAGCGCACGGGCTGCGAGGTACATCTCAAGGTCGAGGGCGCCAACCCGACCGGGTCCTTCAAGGACCGCGGCATGACGATGGCGATCACGAAGGCCAAGGAGGAGGGCGCCAAGGCCGTCATCTGCGCCTCCACCGGCAACACGTCGGCCTCCGCCGCCGCCTATGCCGTACGGGCGGGGATGGTCTGCGCCGTCCTCGTGCCGCAGGGCAAGATCGCGCTCGGCAAGATGGGCCAGGCGCTCGTCTACGGCTCGAAGATCCTCCAGGTCGACGGCAACTTCGACGACTGCCTGAACCTCGCCCGCGCCCTCTCCGAGAACTACCCGGTGGCGCTGGTCAATTCGGTCAACCCGTTCCGCATCGAGGGCCAGAAGACGGCCTCGTTCGAGATCGTCGACGCGCTCGGTGACGCCCCCGACATCCACGTGCTCCCGGTGGGCAACGCGGGCAACATCACGGCCTATTGGAAGGGCTACAAGGAGTACGCCGCCGACTCGGTCTCGTCGCGCACTCCCCGCATGTGGGGCTTCCAGGCATCCGGTTCCGCGCCCATCGTGCGCGGCGAGATCGTCAAGGACCCCTCGACGATCGCCACCGCGATTCGCATCGGCAACCCCGCGTCGTGGCAGCACGCCCTCGACGCGCGCGACGAGTCGGACGGCTTCATCGACGAGGTGACGGACCGTGAGATCCTGCGCGCCTACAAGCTGTTGGCGTCCCAGGAGGGTGTCTTCGTCGAGCCGGCGTCGGCCGCTTCCGTCGCCGGTCTGCTGAAGGCGGCCGAGCAGGGCAAGGTCGACAAGGGGCAGCGCATCGTCTGCACCGTCACCGGGAACGGCCTCAAGGACCCGGACTGGGCCGTCGCGGGCGCACCGCAGCCGGTCACGGTCCCGGTCGACTCGGCCGCCGCGGCCGAGCGCCTCGGTCTGGCCTGA
- the thrB gene encoding homoserine kinase, whose product MAGPAFRAAAVRVRVPATSANLGPGFDALGLSLGLYDDVVVRVADTGLNIDIAGEGSETLPRDESHLLVRSLRTAFDLLGGQPRGLEIVCANRIPHGRGLGSSSAAICAGIVAARAVTIGGDARLDDNALLELATEIEGHPDNVAACLLGGFTLSWMDGGAARAIRMDPADSIVPVVFVPSKPVLTETARGLLPRTVPHVDAAANAGRAALLVEALTRRPELLLPATEDRLHQEYRAPAMPESAALVERLRADGVPAMISGAGPTVLALADESAADKVARLAGEGWAANRLALDATGASVLPLAP is encoded by the coding sequence ATGGCCGGTCCCGCGTTCCGCGCCGCCGCCGTCCGGGTGCGCGTCCCCGCCACCAGCGCCAACCTCGGCCCGGGCTTCGACGCCCTCGGCCTGTCGCTGGGTCTGTACGACGACGTCGTCGTGCGGGTGGCCGACACCGGACTGAACATCGACATCGCAGGTGAGGGCAGCGAGACGCTCCCGCGCGACGAGTCGCATCTGCTGGTACGTTCCCTGCGCACCGCCTTCGACCTGCTCGGCGGTCAGCCGCGCGGGCTCGAAATCGTCTGTGCCAACCGCATTCCGCACGGCCGGGGCCTCGGCTCGTCGTCCGCCGCCATCTGCGCGGGCATCGTCGCCGCGCGCGCCGTGACGATAGGCGGCGACGCCCGCCTCGACGACAACGCTTTGCTCGAGCTCGCCACCGAGATCGAGGGCCACCCGGACAACGTCGCCGCCTGTCTGCTCGGCGGCTTCACGCTCTCCTGGATGGACGGGGGAGCGGCACGCGCGATCAGGATGGACCCGGCGGATTCCATCGTTCCGGTGGTCTTCGTGCCGTCGAAGCCCGTCCTCACCGAGACCGCGCGCGGACTGCTCCCGCGCACCGTCCCGCATGTCGACGCCGCCGCCAACGCGGGCCGGGCCGCACTGCTCGTCGAGGCCCTGACCAGGCGCCCCGAGCTGCTGCTCCCCGCGACCGAGGACCGGCTCCACCAGGAGTACCGCGCACCCGCCATGCCCGAGAGCGCCGCACTGGTCGAGCGCCTGCGCGCGGACGGAGTACCGGCGATGATCTCCGGCGCGGGACCCACGGTCCTCGCGCTGGCCGACGAGAGTGCGGCGGACAAGGTCGCACGCCTTGCGGGAGAGGGCTGGGCGGCCAATCGCCTGGCACTCGACGCGACCGGTGCGAGCGTGCTGCCGCTTGCTCCCTGA